The sequence cctcttgcttcgcttttctatacctttcaccattttcatcggtcctctccttgtataaggctttacaacattccttcttagccttcaccttcgtttgtacctcctcattccaccaccaagattccttttggtgtggggcaaagcccttggactctcctaatacctcttttgctacttttcggatacaactagccatggaatcccacatttggctagcttccccctctctatcccacacacattgggtgattaccttctctttgaaaatggcttgtttttcttcttttagattccaccatctagtccttgggcacttccaagtcttgttcttttgtcttactcttttgatatgtacatccatcaccaacaagcgatgttgattagccacgctctctcctggtataactttgcaatccttacaagttatacgatcccctttcctcattagaagaaaatctatttgtgtttttgacgacccactcttgtaggtgatcacatgttcttctctcttcttaaagaaggtgttggctaagaagagatcatatgccattgcaaaatccaagatagcttccccatcctcgtttctctccccaaaaccatggccaccatgaaaacctccatagttgcctgtctccctgcccacgtgtccatttaaatctcctcctataaataacttctccgtttgagcaattccttgcaccaagtctccaagatcttcccaaaatttctccttcgaactcgtatccaaccctacttgaggtgcgtacgcactaatcacattgataagttcttgtcctattacaatcttaattgccatgattctatctcctaccctcttgacatctacaacatcttgtaccaaggtcttgtccacgatgatgccaacaccgtttctcgttctatttgtgcccgaataccaaagtttaaaccctgagttttctagatcctttgccttactaccaacccacttagtttcttgtaggcacataatatttatccttctcctcaccataacttccactacttccatagattttcccgttaaggttcctatattccacgttcctaaacgcattttgctctcttgaactctacccttctgtcctagcttcttcaccctcccccgtctaataggatcaaagtacttcttttgtgtgtcccgggtaaagttgataggagcatatgctcccaaacaactttgagtggagtcgttcgaaaagaagtttctatggcccccttgctcatttaacactgcatccgggtgccgatggagatacagcgacccttgctcacttatcactgtgctcaggccacacagcgcgccacttacgggtgacgccctagctttagcgcgattttgttctggattcattttcataaggattcgacgtgatcatggagtgccggctgtcgactacctgacgccctccccctcctcctttatccgggcttgggaccggccatgtaagacataggcggagttctcCTTAAATTTTACAAGATTACAAATTTACACGAGCTATAAGCTATAAATTTGTTAATACTTACATTTGATGCTAATATTTTCAATGGTGTTCGTCCTCTGCAGATGAATATGGTCAGTTTTCGTTGTTGGAGATGGCCTCCGGAAGTTTATAGCTCGGAGGCTTATCAGCACCCCTCCTTGAGTACTCCCTCCATCTTCGAGCGGCTGCTGCTGCTCTCCTTGCTCTTTCTTTTACTTCCTCCTCTGAAAAAATAACTTCAGACTTTGATTCATCTATAACATATGAAGCATTAAACAAGTTTAGGTAGAAAACATCTTTCATGGAGCTTTAACGATAAAGTGCCCCCCAATCATTACGACAACATAATATCAATATTTTGATGAGATGAGGATAACAATTTTATACTGAAAAGCCTATATGAGCTCAGCAAGAACCACTAACGCAGAAGATGCAAATCTATTACGCAAGGGAGATTAGAACTTTTGCTCGTGGAAGCAAGCAAGTCGGAATGGTAAGATAAAGGACAACAAACATGGAACCTTACTGAGGACAACGGGCAAGCTTTCTGCATAGCTATGCAAGTATATGACATAGCACAGCCGCATAAGAAAGTAATACTTTTGTTATCAGTTGGCAATCCAAACAAGTTGATTTTAACTCAttggacaaaggaaaggaagagaCGACACTAGACCTCAAGAAAGAATATAAATCAAAGACTCTTTAGAGACAAGGTTTTATTACAGATTGTATTTAATTCTCAGGAAATACTTGAGGGTAAAATGGTGAGACATTAAGAAAGGATGGAAGGCATTCACGTTGAGTAAGTTCTATTGCGTTCTGTAAATTGATATTTCAGACATCAGCTATCATTCTTTCTACGGGTTTGCAATTACCTGAATTATGGTACTCTTTGGGCTTAGCCCAAATGTTGTCCCAGTATGCTTCAGTTTTATCCGTATCCCTCTTCTTCATCATCCTAATTTTAGCTTGTTCCTGCAATAAAACCCAGGTTTGTGAAACGTCATACCGAAAAGTATAAATGCACTTAGTACTTTTAAACCTTGTAAGCAGCCATCCAATTTTTTTCTGCCAAGAGGGAACAGCACCATAAAAATTGGCAACTCaaggttttttgttttcttctttagcAGAAGAAGTTGGAATTTCATGAAGACAGCTCTTTAGATCACAGTATCGAAGGATTCGTCCTTGGTTCATAGTTCATACGACCGATACACCCAATATTACCAATTTTACTTTATAGTCCCTTTCCTTTTCTCCCAACATAGTCTGCACGTTGTTGCAGACGATGTTGTACTTTTAACTTCTCATATTTGTATTCTGGGAGCAGCATTATTATTACTTAGTGTTGCTTAGGTCATAATGACTTCATTAGTTATGATTTCCATATCTGTTGTACCCAACATGGCATATTGATAACCTCTCTTAATATCTACGGGGAAAATTgaacataattttaatatgaaaATGGCGTATTTTAGCCTTCAGGAGGATAAGTTTATTACAATTATGTAACCTCACAAAAAATGAAACACATGACTAGATTTTCACATTCAAACAAACTCCATATTTACTTGTCTCGGGCAGAACCCAGAAGCAACAAATTTATTCATGttgacattttttatttttgcttttctagttgaaatttgaatttaCTATTTCATGACTTCATGTGTCCACAATGTAGgttatgaaaaggaaaaaatttagaaaagaaataaaagaagtaGTATGCAGCTAAAGAAATCACAAAACATAAGATTAGTTGAAGAAAATGAGAGTTCCTACCAAGACTTGTGATTGCCTCTTTTGCCACCGAGAACTTGCCTGCCAGATTAACAAAAATTGCTAAGCTAGTTGTGGGACAATGAAGAAAGGCTAGAAGTAATTACATCCGAAAGATCATCTAAGCAGATGGGTATAAGAACCAGTATAATAAATCTTTATACATTCTTCTTTTGATTTGCTACTTGATTATAAATGTTTCAAGAGCTACAAAGAATAAACTTCTTTGTTCTACTTCGCTTTAGCAGAATTCAGATAATATACCAACACATTGTAGTTCATCGCacaaaagcaaagaaaagtgAAACAAATAATTCGAAATGGCTTCACATCATCAAGAAATCAACTGAAAGTTGCTAAATTCATGTAGAACAATGTATATTACAAAGAACAAGTAACATACCATTCTGAAAACATCCACTGATTAGCCCATGCCTGCAAGCATCAGTGCAACCTGACCATCCACAGCACACTTTTAGCCACTGAAGTGACAAACGAATAATAAAACTATTCACAACTAAGGATTTCAAAATGGTGATATATGATAAAGAAGGTGCATAACAGTATAAATCTTGGACAATCTTAACATTATAATGATTGCTTTCCATACATTTACTCTTTCTACTCTGCGCATCTCATCTTCGAGCAATGATAGTTGGGCAGCAGAAGTCCAATGGATGCAATCAACAGGGCTGAAACAAAGTAGAATCTTACGAACTGATGCTGCAGAAAGATTTGAAATGTGTAGAAAAATGATTTGATTGATTGTCAAAAAACCAGAACTCTCTCAAGAGCTTAAGGAAGACCCTTGTAACAAGTCTGAAGTCAAATTCTTATTTGCTGTAAAGAGACGCTCTTCAGTGAAGCGTGTCCTGATTCCTAATATTGTAATGTCACTTAGGTGTGTCCTCGTTATGCACATATCTGTCTTAGTTGAACACGTGCCTCGCAAGCTCGAAACTACTCACAGCTCAAAATGACACAATACAATTTCATCTCAAAATGTTATCATATTGAAAAACCGATGAAGGAGGACCTACCAACTATCAATTGCCCGTTGAACTAAATCTACGTTCCCAAACTGACTCTACACTCGGgctcttccaaagtcttcctcGATACCAAAGACATCCGGAGGAGAAGGTAcaacaacaaaagtaaaatGACCATCTGCCGTCGGATTAAAGATCCAACGGTAGGTGACCACCCTTTTCTTCGAGTCTTCGATTATAACTAGGCTGGAATTTACCCGGAAGCATAAAATTTTGCAAATTTAAACAAAGCGCAgatgaaattaacaaaaaagCAATAATATTAGCCATACAAATCCCAAGACGGAGTAGTAGTCATCGGCGACGGCGTCTGTTGAAGGTGAGCCGTCGGTTGCCACTCCGAGCCTGCCCAAGCCTCTTCGCCTCCTGCCGCCGCCGCCATGACCACCTATCGAAGTCAGGCTACTGCTGGGCTTGGCTAACATGCGCCATGGAGTTCTAGAGCACCCATTTGGTAATGGGTTTTGGAACTTGAGACCTTCAGTGAACACAGGGGAGGGGGACAGTAATTGAGCCGTTGACGACCATGCGAATTGCGACACCAGCTTTTGCATAGGGCTAAATTTAATAATATAGTACAACAGTATCACGCCATCTATAATACTTCCATTTAAATTTTGCCAATTGTTACTACTAGAGTAGAACCGAAGGAAGGCCAAAGAGCCATGTTTAGccttataagttataacctgcaagaaattatattttaaagaACAATGCTAGACTATATTTTATACCATGTTCAACCGAATGGGCCAAAGtgtcataggccaaacatagccctTTGACAACAaactatctccaaccgaggggacCAAAGGATCATAGGTCAAACATAACcctttcaataatttattattttaattaaattaaactaccacattaaaataaggttttcagacatattttgagtgccacTTGTTACTAAATGAATAAGCCTCtggatttcttatctttatataatctcaataatttttcggataaTATAGAATGGTGAAAAGTAAGTGAGAAATTATGTAggaatgacttaggtatttatagggggAAAAgttcgtaaaaaaaaaatcaaattccaCGCCAAGTAGCCGTTGTAGGGCAAATGGGCTGGGCTAGATGGCCAGCCCGCTAGCCTGATTTAGGTGTTTTGGCCTGGTGGGGCTCACAAGCCTTTTGGCCTACCCCTCGGTTGAAGATAGTTTTCGTGTCATTCCGAACTATTTTTAGCCCTATAGCTCTTTGGCCGGGtcagttagagatggcctaagcaACCTAGTCTTAGGTTGTTACACGATTTTTGTTTCAATTATCTGTGTTGCATTATTTGTATTGGGAGATCTATAATCCTTTAGGACTCTTTGTATAGCTGGTGCACAATTGTGTATTTAAACCATAATTGAAGGAATGAAATTATCACTTCCACAAATATCTCACTTTCTAGTATTCTGCTTTCTTTTCGGTGTGCAACTGCTATTGCATTTCTACATGGTATGATCATTCTCATACGCTTAACACCCTACTTTGATCCTGCTTTTTGATATGTCTTCATCATCTCCGCTTCCTAGACCTAATGTGGCACAGTTCCTGAAACTCACAGACTCAAACTACCTCACATGGCTTCTTCAGATTAAGCCATTTCTCATTGGCCATGATTTATGGAAAATTTGTTGACGGCTCAAACCCACCCTCGG is a genomic window of Malus domestica chromosome 09, GDT2T_hap1 containing:
- the LOC103444103 gene encoding LOW QUALITY PROTEIN: uncharacterized protein (The sequence of the model RefSeq protein was modified relative to this genomic sequence to represent the inferred CDS: substituted 4 bases at 4 genomic stop codons), yielding MWKQSKYQPRVEEALKDPKWATAMDEEMMTLRKNGTWEIMELSKGKKPVGCRWVFTIKYKADGSVDRYKAMLVAKGYTQTYGIDYQETFSPVAKMNTVRVLISLAVNLNWPLKQFDVKNAFLHGYLEEEVYMEFPPGYNASGKTKMCRLRNSFYGLKQSPCAWFSRFTHVMRRIGYYQSHSDHTLFVKRESGKVTALIIYVDDMIITGDDLEEMVKLEQNLAAEFEMKSLGDLKYFLGVEVARSSRGIFLSQRKYVLDLLKEIGMLGCKPVDIPIVEKHYLGIYPDQELVGKGRYQRLVRRLIYLSHTRPDISYAVITYKAKHGSLAFLRFYSSSNNWQNLNGSIIDGVILLYYIIKFSPMQKLVSQFAWSSTAQLLSPSPVFTEGLKFQNPLPNGCSRTPWRMLAKPSSSLTSIGGHGGGGRRRRGLGRLGVATDGSPSTDAVADDYYSVLGFVWLILLLFCXFHLRFVXICKILCFRVNSSLVIIEDSKKRVVTYRWIFNPTADGHFTFVVVPSPPDVFGIEEDFGRARVXSQFGNVDLVQRAIDSCPVDCIHWTSAAQLSLLEDEMRRVERVNVALMLAGMGXSVDVFRMASSRWQKRQSQVLEQAKIRMMKKRDTDKTEAYWDNIWAKPKEYHNSEEEVKERARRAAAAARRWREYSRRGADKPPSYKLPEAISNNEN